From Paenibacillus sp. PK3_47, the proteins below share one genomic window:
- a CDS encoding DUF1405 domain-containing protein — MNLFKHRGVIWLLFVVNLLGTVYGYIWYGNQLEYTAANYPAWLLPFVPDSPTASLFFTAALLLLLFPPKSLQGTLFRELIEALAVLTSVKYGIWAVSIIFAGGYQGDTIGWKDWMLVASHLGMAVEALIYARFFSFRRMLPVALLWTLANDMIDYSAGIYPWLPSVLSDDVNAVQYFTIGLTLASAAAAWLFGGRFREFEPVKKRGDLRR; from the coding sequence TTGAATTTGTTTAAGCACCGGGGAGTTATCTGGCTGCTCTTTGTGGTGAATCTGCTTGGCACGGTTTACGGATACATATGGTACGGGAATCAACTGGAATATACAGCCGCCAATTATCCGGCATGGCTGCTGCCGTTTGTCCCTGACAGCCCTACGGCGAGCCTGTTTTTCACAGCAGCGCTGCTTCTGCTGCTCTTTCCGCCAAAAAGCCTACAGGGCACGCTGTTCCGTGAACTGATTGAGGCGCTTGCTGTTCTGACTTCCGTCAAGTACGGCATCTGGGCGGTCAGTATTATTTTTGCCGGAGGGTATCAGGGGGACACGATAGGCTGGAAGGACTGGATGCTTGTGGCGTCGCATTTGGGTATGGCGGTTGAGGCATTGATCTATGCCCGCTTCTTCTCCTTCCGCAGAATGCTGCCGGTTGCCCTGCTCTGGACACTGGCCAATGACATGATCGATTATTCGGCTGGTATATATCCATGGCTTCCTTCAGTACTGAGCGACGACGTAAATGCTGTACAATACTTTACAATCGGGCTGACCCTGGCCAGCGCCGCTGCTGCCTGGCTTTTTGGAGGGCGGTTCCGTGAGTTTGAACCTGTAAAAAAACGGGGAGATCTCAGGCGCTGA
- a CDS encoding menaquinol-cytochrome c reductase cytochrome b/c subunit — protein sequence MAHQGKDNSEEKEKVIFVGDSRVRKGSGFITPPDYTAYPGKSEAFIPNFLLKEWMVGVVVLVGILVLTISEPAPLGFPADASATVIPIPDWYFLFLYQYLKLPYASGDYIVLGTLGVTGVAFGALLLAPFLDTGRERRFYRRPIASSLMFLSLAAIIYLTNTAWTEYKHEMAETGQIPEHIQREEQAAENRAKGLPTTSVVQNEKIAIVDKDDPAMALFKQASCVTCHAVDLKGAGGPSLRGVGDTHDQAAILTIIKEGQGQMPPMYETALGAGLSEQDIEDLAGWLAKQKSEQ from the coding sequence ATGGCACATCAAGGCAAAGACAATTCCGAAGAAAAGGAAAAGGTCATATTCGTCGGCGATTCCCGGGTCCGCAAGGGCAGCGGGTTCATTACTCCGCCTGATTATACGGCCTATCCCGGCAAATCCGAAGCATTCATCCCTAACTTTCTGCTTAAAGAGTGGATGGTCGGCGTTGTCGTGCTCGTAGGCATTCTGGTGCTGACGATTTCCGAACCCGCACCGCTCGGTTTCCCCGCGGACGCCAGTGCAACGGTTATCCCGATTCCCGACTGGTATTTCCTGTTCCTGTATCAGTATCTGAAGCTTCCGTATGCATCCGGTGATTACATTGTTCTGGGTACGCTGGGCGTAACCGGGGTGGCCTTCGGGGCGCTTTTGCTCGCTCCTTTTCTGGATACGGGCCGCGAACGCAGGTTTTACCGCAGACCGATTGCCTCTTCCCTGATGTTTCTCTCCCTGGCGGCGATTATTTATTTGACCAATACTGCCTGGACAGAGTATAAGCATGAGATGGCGGAAACCGGGCAAATTCCGGAGCATATCCAGCGTGAGGAGCAGGCGGCTGAGAACAGGGCCAAGGGTCTCCCGACGACAAGCGTGGTGCAGAATGAGAAGATAGCGATCGTGGACAAGGATGACCCGGCGATGGCGCTGTTCAAGCAGGCCAGCTGTGTCACCTGTCATGCCGTGGATCTGAAGGGGGCCGGCGGTCCTTCGCTGCGCGGAGTCGGGGATACCCATGACCAGGCAGCAATACTTACTATTATAAAAGAAGGACAAGGCCAGATGCCGCCGATGTATGAGACGGCTCTCGGAGCAGGCTTAAGCGAGCAGGATATTGAGGATCTGGCCGGCTGGCTTGCCAAACAAAAAAGCGAACAGTAA
- a CDS encoding cytochrome b6: MFKNIYNWVDERLDITPIWRDVADHEVPEHVNPAHHFSAFVYCFGGLTFFITVIQILSGMFLTMYYVPDIINAYASVEYLQTKVAFGQIVRGMHHWGASLVIVMMFLHTMRVFFTGSYKAPREMNWVVGMLIFFVMLGLGLTGYLLPWDNKAYFATKVTLEIANSVPVMGPVLKELMQGGTIVGAETLTRFFALHVFFLPAVLLILLVGHFIMIRRQGISGPL; the protein is encoded by the coding sequence ATGTTTAAAAATATCTACAACTGGGTTGATGAACGTCTTGATATTACGCCGATCTGGAGGGATGTCGCTGATCATGAGGTTCCGGAGCACGTTAACCCGGCGCATCATTTTTCTGCATTCGTGTACTGCTTCGGCGGCCTTACCTTTTTCATTACAGTAATCCAAATTCTGTCCGGCATGTTCCTTACCATGTATTATGTTCCTGATATTATCAATGCGTATGCCAGTGTCGAGTATCTGCAGACCAAGGTTGCCTTCGGACAGATTGTCCGCGGGATGCATCACTGGGGCGCGAGTCTTGTTATCGTAATGATGTTCCTCCACACCATGCGGGTGTTCTTCACCGGCTCCTACAAAGCCCCGCGGGAGATGAACTGGGTGGTCGGTATGCTGATCTTTTTTGTGATGCTGGGTCTCGGGCTGACCGGCTATCTGCTGCCTTGGGATAACAAAGCCTACTTCGCCACCAAGGTTACTCTTGAGATCGCCAATTCCGTTCCGGTAATGGGGCCTGTACTGAAAGAGCTGATGCAGGGCGGCACCATCGTCGGTGCAGAAACGCTCACCCGTTTTTTTGCACTTCATGTATTCTTCCTCCCGGCGGTTCTGCTTATACTGCTCGTCGGACATTTTATAATGATCCGCAGACAGGGCATTTCCGGACCTTTGTAA
- a CDS encoding ubiquinol-cytochrome c reductase iron-sulfur subunit: protein MSSFSEEQNPHTQEPPGRKEISRRQFLTYTLGGATAFMGAGAILPMVRFAVDPILHKRGAGDFIKVAETSKITDVPQEFTFELKQQDGWYASTATLTAWIRKDENGEIYALSPICKHLGCTVGWNNNKSYPDEYHCPCHGARYTKAGGNLEVAPKPLDQYQTKIDGGWVYLGDIVPNTVAEKEA, encoded by the coding sequence ATGAGCAGCTTCAGCGAAGAACAGAATCCGCACACGCAAGAACCGCCCGGCCGAAAAGAGATATCGCGCAGACAGTTTCTGACTTACACGCTTGGCGGCGCAACCGCCTTTATGGGAGCCGGGGCGATCCTCCCCATGGTCCGTTTTGCCGTAGACCCGATATTACATAAAAGAGGTGCGGGTGATTTTATCAAGGTCGCTGAGACGTCCAAAATTACCGATGTACCGCAGGAGTTCACCTTTGAGCTCAAGCAGCAGGACGGATGGTATGCCAGTACAGCAACACTGACGGCGTGGATCCGTAAAGACGAAAACGGAGAAATTTATGCGCTTTCACCGATCTGCAAGCACCTCGGCTGTACGGTCGGCTGGAACAACAACAAGTCCTATCCGGACGAATATCACTGCCCTTGTCACGGTGCGCGCTATACGAAGGCTGGCGGGAACCTGGAGGTGGCTCCCAAGCCGCTTGACCAGTACCAGACCAAAATCGACGGAGGCTGGGTCTATCTCGGCGATATCGTCCCCAATACGGTAGCGGAGAAGGAGGCGTAA
- a CDS encoding DUF2487 family protein, whose protein sequence is MKFSDFTVADWKENGRFFDTCLLPYTGLTGSEHPAEAAEVLERLRDFMDLIEKPYQGRIVTYPAIQYQTAESTAYVNDICRKVKSKQFQFAVVVTGEVRVSAELIHESDLVLSLPELEGLSKSELSVHIKQKIERMWQSDK, encoded by the coding sequence ATGAAATTCAGTGATTTTACCGTGGCTGACTGGAAGGAGAACGGCCGGTTCTTTGATACCTGCCTGCTGCCTTATACAGGGCTTACCGGATCAGAGCATCCCGCGGAGGCTGCAGAGGTACTGGAAAGACTGCGTGATTTTATGGACTTGATTGAAAAACCGTACCAGGGACGTATAGTAACCTATCCGGCTATTCAGTACCAGACAGCCGAAAGCACAGCATATGTGAACGATATTTGCCGAAAAGTCAAATCCAAACAATTCCAGTTTGCAGTAGTGGTTACCGGAGAGGTCAGAGTGTCAGCGGAACTGATTCATGAAAGCGATTTAGTTCTTTCCCTGCCTGAATTGGAGGGTTTGAGCAAGAGCGAGCTGAGTGTCCATATAAAGCAAAAAATAGAGCGGATGTGGCAATCCGATAAGTAA
- a CDS encoding IDEAL domain-containing protein, with translation MDKMKATYEVMLGLAAEMVWDEALRKRRTDILYREIDTALAAGDRAAFRDLTEELKSLA, from the coding sequence ATGGACAAAATGAAGGCTACCTATGAAGTGATGCTAGGGCTTGCGGCAGAAATGGTGTGGGATGAAGCGCTGCGAAAGCGTCGTACCGACATCTTGTACCGGGAGATCGACACGGCGCTGGCAGCCGGAGATAGAGCGGCTTTCCGGGATCTGACTGAAGAACTGAAAAGTTTGGCATAA
- a CDS encoding gamma carbonic anhydrase family protein encodes MRIAYRNYIPQLDDTVYVAEGAKLVGDVRVGMYSSIWFNAVLRGDLAPVIIGERCNIQDGVVGHVADGVPLILADDISVGHSAIIHGCSVGRGTLIGMGAIVLNGAEIGEYALIGAGSVVTENKVIPPYTLSMGTPAKVVRELTEQDLQRMARTSESYVLKAKEYGIF; translated from the coding sequence ATGCGGATTGCTTACAGGAACTACATACCGCAGCTTGACGATACCGTCTACGTAGCTGAGGGAGCGAAGCTGGTAGGTGATGTGAGAGTGGGGATGTATTCCAGCATATGGTTTAATGCCGTATTGCGGGGGGATCTGGCTCCTGTAATCATTGGAGAACGCTGCAACATCCAGGACGGTGTTGTAGGCCATGTAGCTGATGGAGTACCGCTTATTCTGGCTGACGATATATCGGTTGGGCATTCTGCGATTATTCACGGGTGCAGCGTAGGCAGAGGCACATTAATCGGAATGGGTGCAATTGTTTTGAACGGAGCCGAGATTGGTGAATATGCTTTAATAGGAGCCGGCTCTGTTGTAACCGAAAACAAAGTGATCCCGCCGTACACTCTGTCGATGGGTACCCCGGCCAAAGTGGTCCGTGAATTAACCGAGCAGGATCTGCAGAGAATGGCGCGTACAAGTGAAAGTTATGTTCTTAAGGCAAAGGAATATGGAATCTTCTAA
- a CDS encoding histidine phosphatase family protein, protein MLIGLIRHGLTDWNALGKIQGQSDIPLNDEGRRQAEMLGDRLMQESYRWDYCITSNLSRAQETGKIVAGKLGIPLLEPDDRIRERAYGQVEGLTALEREAKWGKDWNLLELGQESDEALQLRGLAFLEDLSAKYPDSNVLIISHGGFLAQLYTALYKDKYTERIGNLSLTILEKKEAEWNALLYNCTRHILQNQP, encoded by the coding sequence ATGCTGATCGGCTTGATACGCCATGGGCTGACCGACTGGAATGCGCTGGGGAAAATACAGGGGCAAAGCGATATTCCGCTTAACGACGAAGGCCGGAGGCAGGCTGAGATGCTGGGAGACCGGCTGATGCAGGAATCCTACCGCTGGGATTATTGTATTACCAGCAATCTCTCCCGTGCACAAGAGACCGGAAAGATCGTTGCCGGCAAGCTGGGGATCCCTTTACTGGAGCCGGATGACCGGATCCGCGAACGGGCTTACGGGCAGGTTGAGGGCTTGACGGCTTTGGAGCGTGAGGCGAAATGGGGCAAGGACTGGAATCTGCTGGAGCTGGGACAGGAAAGTGATGAGGCCCTCCAGCTGCGCGGTCTGGCTTTTCTGGAAGATCTGTCGGCAAAGTATCCGGACAGCAATGTGCTGATCATCTCCCATGGAGGGTTTCTGGCGCAGCTCTATACAGCGCTGTATAAGGACAAGTACACCGAAAGAATCGGCAATCTGTCGCTGACTATTCTGGAAAAGAAAGAAGCGGAATGGAACGCGCTGCTCTATAACTGTACCCGCCATATCCTGCAAAATCAGCCTTAA
- a CDS encoding zf-HC2 domain-containing protein, with protein MNCREAQDSIPLLWDAPPTDPKRIELEKHIAGCSFCAVEWAFWQETSELMQDAKVEVSEERAEAVNLRVMERIYLESPWLMPGDGKSAGNSTVFRRRISLWIACFLAVFLSSFLYFTMFRTPSNTTSAQSGIVDTGVAGLSLEWTSSYPAMDSGGGIIEPLVVSMGPTHPQYWMMLSMLGVLLSIFLLVRLNRYRRQ; from the coding sequence ATGAACTGCAGGGAAGCGCAGGATTCCATTCCGCTTTTGTGGGACGCTCCCCCCACTGACCCCAAGCGGATTGAGCTGGAGAAGCATATAGCAGGCTGTTCCTTCTGTGCCGTTGAATGGGCATTTTGGCAGGAGACCAGTGAGCTTATGCAGGATGCGAAGGTAGAAGTCAGCGAAGAAAGAGCGGAAGCTGTAAATCTCAGAGTTATGGAGCGGATCTATCTGGAGAGTCCCTGGCTCATGCCCGGTGACGGCAAATCCGCCGGTAATTCAACGGTTTTCCGCCGCCGTATAAGCCTTTGGATTGCCTGCTTTCTGGCAGTGTTTCTATCGAGCTTCCTTTATTTTACCATGTTCAGAACGCCGTCCAACACGACTTCGGCACAGAGCGGAATCGTCGACACAGGCGTTGCAGGCTTGTCCCTTGAATGGACATCATCTTACCCTGCGATGGATTCCGGCGGCGGAATTATTGAACCTCTGGTAGTAAGCATGGGGCCGACACATCCGCAGTACTGGATGATGCTGTCTATGCTGGGTGTCCTTTTATCCATCTTTTTGCTGGTCCGGCTGAACCGGTACCGCAGACAATGA
- a CDS encoding sigma-70 family RNA polymerase sigma factor — protein MTDSQLIQLIKQGNTELYSELMSRYQRKILAFVYHMLKNSHMELIAEDLCSETFYKAFRSLHSFREVDASFSTWLYTIARNTVLSELRKNRAGNVSLEESGYTPVAPPEIAPEQAALRKERMNLVREAINNLPEKQRSALILREYDQMDYQEIAVILDQSVSSVKSLLFRARSSVKLQLESYFYEPEIEEQAERV, from the coding sequence ATGACGGATTCCCAGTTGATCCAGTTAATCAAACAAGGCAATACAGAATTGTATTCAGAATTAATGAGCAGATATCAGCGTAAAATACTGGCTTTTGTGTATCATATGCTTAAAAACTCCCATATGGAGCTGATTGCCGAGGATCTCTGTTCGGAGACATTCTACAAAGCGTTCAGGAGCCTGCATTCCTTCCGGGAGGTAGACGCTTCCTTTTCAACATGGCTGTACACGATTGCCCGCAATACGGTGCTCAGCGAGCTCCGCAAGAACCGTGCAGGCAATGTATCGCTCGAAGAAAGCGGTTATACCCCTGTAGCTCCGCCGGAGATCGCTCCCGAGCAGGCGGCACTGCGCAAGGAACGGATGAATCTGGTCCGTGAAGCTATTAATAATCTGCCGGAGAAGCAGCGCTCGGCGCTGATTCTGCGTGAATATGACCAAATGGATTACCAGGAAATTGCTGTGATTTTGGACCAGAGCGTCAGCTCCGTGAAGTCACTATTGTTCCGGGCAAGGAGCAGTGTGAAGCTGCAACTCGAATCCTATTTCTATGAGCCTGAAATTGAAGAGCAGGCTGAGAGGGTGTAA
- a CDS encoding amino acid ABC transporter substrate-binding protein: protein MKRQGFLVLLAVMIIAVLAGCSSSGSGNGDGKLVIGIDDKFAPMGFRDDNNEIVGFDIDYAKAAAEKMGKEVTFQPIDWSAKESELNSGRIDMIWNGYTITDERKEKVLFTKPYLENSQVVVVLADSELSKLTDLAGKEIGLQSLSSAADALDASPIKADIGGVSEFPDNVLALTDLKSKRLDGVVIDEVVARYYMSLEAGTYKLLDESLAPEQYGIGIKKGNEALLEELQKALDELSSDGTAAEISTKWFGENKVLN, encoded by the coding sequence ATGAAGCGACAAGGATTTTTAGTTCTATTGGCAGTGATGATTATTGCAGTGCTGGCAGGCTGCTCAAGCTCAGGTTCAGGCAATGGAGACGGGAAGCTTGTGATCGGTATCGATGACAAGTTTGCGCCGATGGGGTTCAGGGATGACAACAATGAGATTGTCGGGTTTGATATTGACTATGCGAAAGCTGCCGCTGAGAAAATGGGTAAAGAGGTTACCTTCCAGCCGATTGACTGGTCTGCCAAGGAATCCGAGCTGAACAGCGGACGCATTGATATGATCTGGAACGGGTACACCATTACAGATGAGCGTAAAGAGAAGGTTCTGTTCACCAAGCCTTATCTCGAGAACAGCCAGGTAGTGGTTGTGCTTGCGGATTCCGAATTGTCAAAGCTCACAGATCTCGCCGGAAAAGAAATCGGCCTGCAAAGTCTTTCCTCTGCTGCCGATGCGCTGGACGCAAGTCCGATCAAGGCTGACATCGGCGGCGTATCCGAATTCCCGGACAACGTCCTTGCCCTGACAGACCTGAAATCCAAACGCCTTGATGGAGTAGTCATCGACGAAGTGGTGGCAAGATATTACATGTCCCTGGAAGCCGGCACTTACAAGCTGCTGGATGAATCGCTGGCGCCTGAGCAGTACGGCATCGGAATCAAGAAGGGCAATGAAGCTCTGCTCGAGGAGCTGCAAAAGGCTCTGGACGAGCTGAGCAGTGACGGAACAGCCGCTGAAATTTCCACCAAGTGGTTTGGAGAGAACAAAGTACTGAACTAG
- a CDS encoding amino acid ABC transporter permease, translating to MDIDYIIKISGPMLEGARTTILLFLIVIVLSIPLGMLVTLMAKSAIKPLAWIAHTYIYVMRGTPLLLQLLFFCFGLPQIPVIGEYLVFDRFVAATLGFVLNYGAYFAEIFRGGLLSIDKGQHEAAKVLGLSKWQTLRKVILAQMFRVALPAVANESITLVKDTALLYAVAVPELLNYAKTAVNRDFTVTPFVVAGVIYLLMTLVLTLFFKVLEKRFKFE from the coding sequence ATGGATATAGATTATATCATTAAAATTTCCGGCCCCATGCTGGAGGGTGCCCGGACGACAATTCTGCTGTTCCTGATCGTCATCGTCCTGTCCATTCCGCTGGGAATGCTCGTTACGCTGATGGCCAAAAGTGCTATTAAGCCGCTGGCGTGGATTGCGCACACCTATATCTACGTTATGCGCGGAACTCCGCTTTTGCTGCAGCTGCTGTTCTTTTGCTTCGGACTTCCGCAGATTCCGGTGATCGGGGAGTATCTCGTATTTGACCGTTTCGTCGCTGCCACACTGGGCTTTGTGCTGAATTACGGCGCTTATTTTGCCGAGATTTTCCGCGGAGGGCTGCTCTCCATTGATAAAGGCCAGCACGAGGCGGCCAAGGTGCTCGGACTCAGCAAGTGGCAGACTCTGCGTAAGGTCATTCTCGCCCAAATGTTCCGGGTGGCCCTTCCTGCTGTGGCCAATGAGTCGATTACCCTGGTTAAGGACACTGCGCTGCTCTATGCGGTTGCTGTTCCGGAGCTGCTGAATTATGCGAAGACGGCGGTCAACCGCGATTTTACAGTAACACCGTTTGTCGTAGCCGGAGTAATCTATTTGCTGATGACACTGGTGCTGACATTATTTTTCAAAGTACTGGAAAAACGTTTCAAATTTGAGTAG
- a CDS encoding amino acid ABC transporter ATP-binding protein translates to MSNIIEVRQLQKSFGSLDVLKKITFEVSPGEVVAVIGPSGSGKSTMLRSLVHLEEVTGGSILIHGKPLVDNGKYAGGAEIKKITSTMGMVFQHFNLFPHLTVRGNLELAPRTLKRGSEREIAAKSLELLSKVGLADKADVYPSMLSGGQKQRVAIARALMLSPDILLFDEPTSALDPELTGEVLRVIRQLAEENMTMIIVTHEMNFARDVADRVFFIDNGEIAESGTPEQLFGSPRLERTRTFLNQD, encoded by the coding sequence ATGAGTAATATCATTGAAGTCAGACAATTGCAGAAATCCTTCGGCAGCCTTGATGTGCTGAAAAAGATTACCTTTGAGGTGAGCCCGGGAGAGGTCGTTGCAGTCATCGGTCCTTCCGGCTCCGGCAAGAGTACAATGCTGCGCAGTCTTGTGCATCTGGAGGAGGTTACCGGCGGTAGCATCCTGATCCACGGCAAGCCGCTGGTGGACAACGGCAAATATGCGGGCGGGGCTGAGATCAAAAAAATCACCTCTACCATGGGCATGGTGTTCCAGCACTTTAATCTGTTTCCTCATCTCACTGTACGGGGAAACCTGGAGCTGGCCCCAAGAACGCTGAAGCGCGGGAGTGAACGGGAGATCGCCGCCAAAAGCCTGGAGCTGCTCTCCAAGGTCGGCCTGGCCGATAAAGCGGATGTATATCCATCCATGCTCTCAGGCGGCCAGAAGCAGCGGGTAGCGATCGCCAGAGCATTGATGCTGAGCCCCGATATTCTGCTGTTCGATGAGCCGACATCGGCGCTAGATCCCGAGCTGACCGGTGAAGTGCTGCGGGTTATCCGCCAGCTGGCGGAGGAGAATATGACGATGATCATCGTCACGCATGAAATGAATTTTGCCCGTGATGTTGCAGACCGGGTCTTCTTCATAGATAACGGGGAAATCGCCGAATCCGGCACACCCGAGCAGCTCTTCGGCAGTCCGCGGCTGGAGCGGACCCGGACGTTTTTGAATCAGGATTAA
- a CDS encoding prephenate dehydrogenase, which produces MTTKIAIFGVGLIGGSLALCFKGKEGLTVVGHAHRPESAIKYVNRGVVDEATLSVEEAALDADFIFLCVPVGMLEEYLVQLSKLPLKPGCIITDVGSTKASIAACAVSLDLPGVHFIGGHPMAGSERSGVEAASSLLFENAYYVLTPPPGVPEEAYQALESLLLHTRAQIVRLDPERHDEIVGAISHLPHIIAVALVNQIHGYDTTDSLYSTLAAGGFRDITRIASSDPIIWRDILLNNRTVMLKLLKDWNEEVSSFIHLLESGDGEGIEEAFQEANGFRSQLPERRKGMITPLFDLHIDVPDHPGIIGRIATELGDKGINLSNVQIIESREDVPGIMRLSFRQENDMERAKVLLQHNDYTVYV; this is translated from the coding sequence ATGACGACAAAAATAGCCATTTTCGGTGTCGGTCTGATCGGAGGCTCACTGGCCCTTTGCTTCAAAGGCAAGGAGGGCCTGACCGTCGTAGGCCATGCCCACCGTCCTGAATCCGCGATTAAGTATGTGAACAGAGGTGTAGTCGATGAGGCTACACTGTCTGTCGAAGAGGCGGCACTGGATGCTGACTTCATCTTCCTGTGCGTCCCTGTGGGCATGCTGGAAGAATATCTAGTGCAGCTGAGCAAGCTTCCGCTCAAGCCGGGCTGTATTATTACCGATGTCGGCAGCACCAAGGCCAGTATAGCGGCCTGCGCGGTGTCACTGGATCTTCCAGGAGTACATTTCATCGGCGGGCATCCGATGGCCGGCTCGGAGCGTTCAGGAGTCGAAGCCGCATCTTCATTACTGTTCGAGAACGCATATTATGTACTGACGCCGCCGCCGGGCGTTCCGGAGGAGGCCTATCAGGCCCTTGAGAGCCTGCTTCTACATACCAGGGCACAGATTGTCCGGCTGGATCCGGAGCGTCACGATGAGATTGTCGGGGCGATCAGCCATCTGCCGCACATTATAGCTGTTGCTCTTGTGAATCAGATTCACGGATATGATACTACCGATTCGCTGTACAGCACGCTTGCTGCCGGGGGCTTCCGGGATATTACACGTATCGCTTCCAGCGATCCGATTATCTGGCGCGATATTCTGCTGAATAACCGTACGGTCATGCTCAAGCTGCTTAAGGACTGGAATGAAGAGGTCTCCTCATTCATCCATCTGCTGGAGAGCGGCGACGGTGAGGGGATCGAGGAGGCCTTCCAGGAAGCGAACGGCTTCCGCAGCCAGCTGCCTGAGCGCCGCAAGGGCATGATTACTCCTCTGTTCGATCTGCACATCGATGTACCCGATCATCCGGGGATTATCGGACGGATTGCTACAGAGCTTGGGGATAAGGGAATCAACCTCAGCAACGTGCAGATTATCGAGAGCCGCGAGGATGTTCCGGGGATTATGCGCTTGTCCTTCCGCCAGGAGAATGACATGGAACGGGCCAAAGTTTTGCTGCAGCACAATGATTATACAGTGTATGTATAG
- the hisC gene encoding histidinol-phosphate transaminase codes for MNPKPNIVNLPVYKPGKPIDEVKKELGLSEVIKLASNENPYGASPSAKAAIIADLDNLYLYPDGSAVELTTALAGHLGVENDNIIFGCGSDEIIALIARAFFLPGDETIMADQTFSVYKSNADIEGAVTIEVPLVKGTHDLDAMLAKVTDRTKVIWICNPNNPTGTIVPEEALTAFLDAVPPEVMVVLDEAYYEYVTDLSYSNGIKLLDKYPNLVVLRTFSKIYGLAALRIGYGVASPEIIKLINQVREPFNTSRLAQAGALAALADQEYVQECRRLNKAGIIQLQAEFKRLGLESFPAHGNFIMVDVRKPAAEVFDALLSQGIIVRAGHRLYPTYIRVTVGSTEQNEAFINALERALTEQGVQA; via the coding sequence ATGAATCCAAAACCGAATATTGTTAACCTGCCGGTCTATAAGCCCGGCAAGCCGATCGACGAGGTGAAGAAGGAGCTTGGCCTGAGCGAGGTGATCAAGCTCGCTTCCAATGAGAATCCTTACGGAGCTTCGCCAAGTGCAAAAGCCGCAATCATTGCAGATCTGGATAACCTTTATCTCTACCCTGACGGTTCCGCTGTTGAATTGACTACAGCACTTGCCGGCCATTTGGGAGTGGAGAACGATAATATTATTTTTGGCTGCGGCTCGGATGAGATTATTGCCCTGATTGCCCGTGCATTTTTCCTGCCGGGTGACGAGACGATTATGGCCGATCAGACCTTCTCTGTATATAAAAGCAATGCAGACATAGAAGGCGCTGTAACAATCGAAGTGCCGCTTGTTAAAGGTACGCATGATCTTGACGCCATGCTGGCCAAGGTTACTGACCGGACCAAAGTCATCTGGATTTGCAACCCGAACAACCCGACGGGAACCATTGTACCGGAAGAGGCGCTTACCGCGTTCCTGGATGCAGTTCCGCCGGAAGTCATGGTTGTGCTGGATGAAGCTTATTATGAGTATGTAACCGACCTGTCTTACTCCAACGGCATCAAGCTGCTTGATAAATATCCTAACCTTGTCGTGCTGCGGACCTTCTCCAAGATTTATGGCCTTGCTGCACTGCGCATCGGTTACGGTGTTGCCAGCCCGGAGATCATCAAGCTGATTAACCAGGTGCGTGAACCGTTCAATACCTCGCGTCTTGCCCAGGCCGGCGCACTTGCTGCCCTGGCAGATCAGGAGTATGTCCAGGAATGCAGACGGCTTAACAAGGCCGGGATCATTCAGCTTCAGGCTGAGTTCAAACGCCTGGGACTGGAATCTTTCCCTGCACACGGTAACTTTATTATGGTGGATGTACGCAAGCCTGCGGCTGAAGTCTTTGACGCCCTGCTGAGCCAAGGTATTATTGTCAGAGCGGGCCACCGCTTGTACCCGACTTACATCCGTGTGACAGTCGGCTCCACAGAGCAGAATGAAGCTTTCATTAACGCACTGGAGCGGGCGCTTACAGAGCAGGGCGTACAGGCTTAA